A genomic window from Lotus japonicus ecotype B-129 chromosome 1, LjGifu_v1.2 includes:
- the LOC130744253 gene encoding agamous-like MADS-box protein AGL103, with amino-acid sequence MGRGGRIPVELIENEKTRRTTFRKRRDSLMKKLEEFSILCDVDVCLIMYAEEFAEPKTWPLEDTKVQRIIQKYCNITNDKRPKIYDVHEYYKDKVKKIEAEISKVHKEKHKILYPTWDDSFNHHGEEQLRTFVSKLDAKLDACNQRINILKGGHDLGGKEKAEYHMFGETVTVSPTGYDTQVTPPPYLASNPMNQLNGLMMQNMSQAQVFPPHPMNMMKANNDKNQVAFFPSFNDFGQSSQPPPSLLHFGQNGRVDWANQVGALSYDPTTGMNNDKNQLACFPSFNDFGQSPQPSPSLLNFDQNGTVGWDNQVGALAYDSTTGMLINRGGAGNNQNLSQCYYNGNMQRMQQPYSIGNLHTQYPSPAFMSDVPPGFQPKGFCHTNVVQAHMFSHMHGFGRK; translated from the coding sequence ATGGGCCGTGGTGGAAGAATACCTGTGGAACTTATTGAGAATGAGAAGACTCGCAGGACAACATTCCGGAAGAGAAGAGACAGTCTGATGAAGAAATTGGAGGAGTTTTCCATTCTTTGTGATGTTGATGTTTGTTTAATTATGTATGCTGAAGAATTTGCTGAGCCAAAAACATGGCCTCTAGAAGACACAAAGGTTCAACGTATCATTCAAAAATACTGTAACATAACTAATGATAAGCGTCCTAAGATCTATGATGTGCATGAGTACTATAAGGATAAGGTGAAAAAAATTGAAGCTGAGATTTCCAAAGTGCACAAGGAGAAGCACAAGATCTTGTACCCAACTTGGGATGACTCTTTCAATCATCATGGAGAGGAGCAATTGAGGACGTTTGTTAGCAAGTTGGATGCTAAGCTTGATGCTTGTAATCAAAGGATAAATATCCTAAAAGGAGGTCATGATCTTGGGGGAAAAGAAAAAGCAGAGTATCATATGTTTGGAGAGACTGTCACAGTTTCCCCAACCGGCTATGATACACAGGTTACTCCTCCACCCTACTTAGCCTCAAATCCTATGAACCAACTCAATGGTCTCATGATGCAAAACATGTCTCAAGCCCAAGTTTTCCCTCCTCATCCTATGAATATGATGAAGGCAAACAATGATAAAAACCAGGTAGCATTTTTCCCGTCATTTAATGACTTTGGCCAGAGTTCTCAACCACCACCTTCCTTGCTACATTTTGGTCAAAATGGAAGGGTGGATTGGGCTAATCAAGTTGGTGCTCTTTCTTATGATCCCACAACTGGTATGAACAATGATAAAAACCAGTTAGCATGCTTCCCATCATTTAATGACTTTGGCCAGAGTCCTCAACCATCACCTTCCTTGCTTAACTTTGATCAAAATGGAACGGTGGGTTGGGATAATCAAGTTGGTGCTCTTGCTTATGATTCCACAACTGGTATGCTTATAAATAGAGGTGGAGCTGGAAATAATCAAAACTTGTCACAATGCTATTACAATGGAAATATGCAGAGAATGCAGCAGCCATATAGTATTGGTAATTTGCATACTCAATATCCTTCTCCCGCTTTTATGTCAGATGTACCACCTGGGTTCCAACCTAAAGGATTCTGTCATACAAATGTGGTTCAGGCTCATATGTTCAGCCACATGCATGGATTTGGAAGGAAGTAG